Proteins co-encoded in one Streptococcus ruminicola genomic window:
- the groL gene encoding chaperonin GroEL (60 kDa chaperone family; promotes refolding of misfolded polypeptides especially under stressful conditions; forms two stacked rings of heptamers to form a barrel-shaped 14mer; ends can be capped by GroES; misfolded proteins enter the barrel where they are refolded when GroES binds), with the protein MAKDIKFSSDARASMMRGVDILADTVKVTLGPKGRNVVLEKSFGSPLITNDGVTIAKEIELEDHFENMGAKLVSEVASKTNDIAGDGTTTATVLTQAIVREGLKNVTAGANPIGIRRGIEAAVKVAVDELKSIAQPVANKEAIAQVAAVSSRSEKVGEYISEAMEKVGNDGVITIEESRGMETELDVVEGMQFDRGYLSQYMVTDNEKMVADLENPYILITDKKISNIQDILPLLEEVLKTSRPLLIIADDVDGEALPTLVLNKIRGTFNVVAVKAPGFGDRRKAMLEDIAILTGATVITEDLGLELKDANMAALGQAAKVTVDKDSTVIVEGAGDADAIANRVNVIKSQLVSTTSEFDREKLQERLAKLAGGVAVIKVGAATETALKEMKLRIEDALNATRAAVEEGIVAGGGTALVNVISKVAELELDGDEATGRNIVLRALEEPVRQIAFNAGYEGSVIIERLKNSEVGTGFNAANGEWVNMVEAGIIDPVKVTRSALQNAASVASLILTTEAVVANHPEPATSTPAAPGMDPSMMGGF; encoded by the coding sequence ATGGCAAAAGATATTAAATTTTCATCAGATGCACGCGCAAGTATGATGCGTGGGGTAGATATTTTAGCAGATACAGTTAAAGTAACCTTAGGCCCTAAAGGTCGTAACGTTGTTCTTGAAAAATCATTTGGTTCACCACTTATTACAAATGATGGTGTGACAATTGCCAAAGAAATCGAACTAGAAGACCACTTTGAAAACATGGGTGCTAAACTTGTTTCAGAAGTTGCCTCAAAAACAAATGACATCGCTGGTGACGGTACAACAACTGCCACAGTATTGACACAAGCTATTGTTCGTGAAGGTCTTAAAAACGTGACTGCTGGTGCTAACCCAATCGGTATTCGTCGTGGTATTGAAGCAGCTGTTAAAGTAGCTGTTGACGAATTGAAATCAATCGCTCAACCAGTTGCTAACAAAGAAGCTATTGCCCAAGTCGCAGCCGTTTCATCACGTTCTGAAAAAGTTGGTGAATACATCTCAGAAGCCATGGAAAAAGTTGGTAACGATGGTGTTATCACAATCGAAGAATCACGTGGTATGGAAACAGAACTTGATGTTGTCGAAGGTATGCAATTTGACCGTGGATACCTTTCACAATACATGGTTACTGACAATGAAAAAATGGTTGCTGATCTTGAAAATCCATACATCTTGATTACAGACAAGAAAATCTCAAACATTCAAGATATCTTGCCACTTCTTGAAGAAGTGCTTAAAACAAGCCGTCCACTTCTTATCATCGCTGATGACGTTGATGGTGAAGCTCTTCCAACACTTGTTCTTAACAAAATCCGTGGTACATTCAACGTTGTAGCTGTTAAAGCTCCAGGATTTGGTGATCGTCGTAAAGCAATGCTTGAAGATATCGCTATTTTGACTGGTGCTACAGTGATTACAGAAGATCTTGGTCTTGAGTTGAAAGATGCTAACATGGCAGCTCTTGGTCAAGCAGCTAAAGTAACTGTTGATAAAGACAGCACAGTTATCGTTGAAGGTGCTGGTGATGCAGATGCTATCGCTAACCGTGTCAACGTGATTAAATCACAACTTGTTTCAACAACATCAGAATTTGACCGCGAAAAACTTCAAGAACGTTTGGCTAAATTAGCTGGTGGTGTTGCAGTTATCAAAGTTGGTGCTGCTACAGAAACAGCTCTTAAAGAAATGAAATTGCGTATTGAAGATGCCCTTAACGCGACACGTGCCGCTGTTGAAGAAGGTATCGTTGCTGGTGGTGGTACTGCCCTTGTTAACGTTATTTCTAAAGTTGCTGAACTTGAACTTGACGGTGATGAAGCTACAGGTCGTAACATCGTTCTTCGCGCTCTTGAAGAACCCGTTCGTCAAATTGCCTTCAACGCTGGTTACGAAGGTTCAGTTATTATTGAACGTTTGAAAAACTCAGAAGTTGGTACAGGATTCAACGCTGCTAACGGTGAATGGGTGAACATGGTTGAAGCTGGTATTATTGACCCAGTTAAAGTAACCCGTTCAGCTCTTCAAAATGCTGCTTCAGTCGCAAGCCTTATTCTTACAACAGAAGCAGTTGTAGCTAACCATCCAGAACCTGCTACAAGCACACCAGCAGCTCCTGGCATGGATCCATCAATGATGGGCGGATTCTAA
- a CDS encoding helix-turn-helix domain-containing protein — translation MDEKEMMSLGELYRELRMARGLKLKDVAGQKLSVSQLSKFENGQSMLTADKLLVAISAIHMSFSEFGHALNHYQESSYFRLGNQLANLQVAGDIEGLKEVLKNFEADENFDTYNRLTRIDIVSAIYALDPSYEIKEDDKQFLTQYLYSIEQWTEYELYLFGNTMSILSDADLIFLGRALAERNEFYLSLPQHKKAAQLTFINIILALIERNQLYYTTYFMIRLESMINYQDMFTVVFLTFLKDTLAYLKGETDDVQPMRECIEMVKKLGNPTMAKLLEEHLEQYLKQYKKG, via the coding sequence ATGGATGAAAAAGAAATGATGAGCTTAGGCGAGCTATATCGTGAATTACGTATGGCGCGGGGCTTAAAGTTAAAAGATGTTGCTGGTCAGAAGTTGTCAGTTTCGCAGTTATCAAAGTTTGAAAATGGGCAAAGCATGCTTACAGCAGACAAACTTTTAGTGGCGATTTCAGCGATTCACATGAGCTTTTCAGAATTTGGACACGCCCTGAATCATTATCAAGAAAGTTCTTATTTTAGACTTGGAAACCAGTTGGCTAATTTACAAGTGGCTGGTGATATTGAAGGCCTTAAAGAGGTGCTGAAAAATTTTGAAGCTGACGAAAATTTTGATACCTATAATCGTTTGACGAGGATTGATATTGTCAGTGCTATTTATGCCCTTGATCCAAGTTATGAGATTAAAGAAGATGATAAGCAATTTTTGACGCAATATCTCTATAGCATCGAACAATGGACAGAGTATGAACTTTATCTTTTTGGAAACACCATGTCGATTTTATCTGATGCTGATTTGATTTTCTTAGGAAGAGCGCTTGCTGAACGCAATGAATTTTATCTGTCACTTCCTCAACATAAAAAAGCTGCGCAGTTGACCTTTATTAATATTATCTTAGCTTTGATTGAGCGTAATCAGCTTTACTACACGACTTATTTTATGATTAGGCTAGAAAGCATGATTAATTATCAAGACATGTTTACCGTAGTATTTTTAACCTTTTTAAAAGATACCTTGGCTTATTTGAAAGGTGAGACTGATGATGTTCAACCGATGAGAGAGTGTATTGAAATGGTTAAAAAATTAGGAAATCCTACAATGGCTAAGCTCTTAGAGGAACATTTGGAACAATATTTAAAACAATATAAAAAAGGCTAG
- a CDS encoding ABC transporter ATP-binding protein, which translates to MALLSLSNIHKTFEKGTVNENHVLRGLDLDIEQGDFISVIGGNGAGKSTLMNSIAGVVEIDEGDIVLDGQSIRKASVAARSKDISRVFQDPRMGTATNLTIEENMAIAYRRGKKRSFFKKSITEAERQLFKEKLAELGLGLENRMKTDAAFLSGGQRQALTLAMATLVRPKVLLLDEHTAALDPKTSDMVMQLTKKVVEEQELTTLMITHNMEHAIEYGNRLVMLYHGKIVVDVRGEEKKNLTVAQLMDLFHKNSGQVLNDDALVLG; encoded by the coding sequence ATGGCACTTTTAAGCTTATCAAATATCCATAAAACTTTTGAAAAAGGAACCGTTAACGAAAATCATGTCTTGCGAGGCCTTGACTTGGACATCGAACAAGGGGATTTTATCTCAGTGATTGGAGGAAATGGTGCTGGGAAATCAACATTGATGAACTCTATCGCAGGTGTGGTTGAGATTGACGAAGGAGATATTGTCCTAGATGGTCAATCCATTCGCAAGGCTTCAGTTGCTGCACGTTCAAAAGATATCAGCCGAGTTTTTCAAGACCCTCGGATGGGAACAGCAACTAACTTAACGATTGAAGAAAATATGGCCATTGCTTATCGTCGTGGGAAAAAGCGCAGCTTCTTCAAAAAATCAATCACTGAGGCAGAACGTCAACTTTTCAAAGAGAAATTGGCTGAGCTAGGATTGGGACTAGAAAACCGTATGAAAACCGATGCAGCTTTCCTATCAGGTGGTCAACGCCAAGCGCTCACACTTGCCATGGCAACCTTGGTTCGTCCAAAAGTTCTTCTTCTTGACGAACATACTGCGGCCCTTGACCCTAAAACAAGTGACATGGTCATGCAACTGACTAAAAAAGTTGTTGAAGAGCAAGAACTCACAACCTTGATGATTACCCACAATATGGAACACGCTATTGAGTACGGTAACCGTTTGGTTATGCTTTACCACGGTAAAATCGTTGTGGACGTTCGTGGCGAAGAAAAGAAAAATCTCACCGTCGCACAACTCATGGATCTCTTCCACAAAAACAGTGGTCAAGTCCTAAACGATGACGCTTTGGTTTTGGGGTAA
- the groES gene encoding co-chaperone GroES, whose translation MLKPLGDRVVLKVEEEKEQTVGGFVLAGAGKESTQTATVVAVGTGARTLTGELVAPSVAAGEKVIIETGAGVEVKDGDDTVTIVREAEILAVLA comes from the coding sequence ATGTTGAAACCATTAGGTGACCGTGTGGTCTTGAAAGTTGAAGAAGAAAAAGAACAAACAGTTGGTGGTTTTGTCCTTGCTGGCGCAGGCAAAGAAAGCACACAAACGGCAACTGTTGTAGCTGTTGGTACTGGTGCCCGTACATTGACAGGTGAATTGGTCGCACCAAGTGTTGCAGCTGGAGAGAAAGTTATTATTGAAACTGGTGCAGGTGTCGAAGTGAAAGATGGTGACGATACAGTTACTATCGTTCGTGAAGCAGAAATTTTAGCCGTATTGGCGTAA